The Geminicoccus roseus DSM 18922 DNA window GCCTATGACCGCATTTCGGATCGATGCTGAACGTTGATGTCTCACCTCCACATCCGGCGCGGCGAGACATACCTTAAGATCGCCAGGCTAAAGTGCTGCTCGACGAGATGGGACAGACAATGGTTTTCTTGGCGGAAGTATCTTCCTCTTCGGAAAACAGAGCCCCATGCCCACCATCCAACTGTACTATGACGGCTGGCTCAGCCTGCCGGCCAGTGCCCGCCAACATCTCGACATCACCACCGGTGCTCGGCTGGAGATCGAGTTCACCCAACCTGGTCTGCTTCTGCGGCCGGCAAGGCAAGCCAAGGAAATTGCTGCTCCGGAACCCGAGGCGGTGCTGGCTCAGCCGGCAGCAGCGCCTGTCGAGCCGCCAGCACCCGTGGCAGCCGAGATGGAGGTCGCAAAGCGCGGGCCAGGCCGGCCACGCAACCCCGTGACGCAGGAGTTGGCGCCGCGCATCAAGGTCGGTGGCCGACGCAAGGGCGCGTAAGCCGCCTCCGATTGAGCAACAGTGTCCCACCGTTCCTTAAGGCGCCTCAGATCATTCGCTCAAGATGCTCGAATTCACCCGCCGACGCCCAGACGCGCCGGTGCCCGATGACATACAGGTTCTCTTTGGCGCGGGTGATCGCCACGTTGAGCTGGTTGACGGACTGACCGGCCCAACTGCGGGCGCCGCGCCGTTCCGGCTGCGCTGCGCCCAAGACCATGATCACGCTATCCGCCTCGCGCCCCTGCACCGTGTAGACGGTGCCGACACGCTGCTTCACCCAGGCGTCAGGCTCCTTGGTCCACCTCCGCAAAGCCGGCTCGCGTGCCAAAAGCTCCCGAAGCCGATGGGTTACCACCCGGAAGGGGGAAATGATGTAGAGGTCCAGTTCCGGCAGCTGGGCTTGGTCCAACTGCCGGAGCAGGTTTACCACCGCATCTCCTTCAGCCGCCGACCATTTGTCCTCGCATCGGTCAGGCTGAACATCGATCCAGCGAGATCTGCCTAGGATGGTGCGAATGGCTGACGGTTTCTCACCCCGCCCCTGCTCCATCAGGCCGCCATAGGCGATCGTGTTGGAAAGGGTGAACATCGGCTCGCTACAACGTCGATGCACCACCAGCGGCACACCAACCCATGTCGGCTCCTTGTCCTTGGGCTTGATCGTGGTGCCGAACATGCTCGAGGCATCAGCCAGTGTCTGAGCGGACGCTGCTGGAGCAACAAATCGGTGATGCTCTATCCTGAACGACTGGGCCACCTTGGCCGCCAGTTCCGTCGGCAGGCTGGTTACGGGCGGAAGCTGTATGGGATCGCCCACGACCACTGCCCGCTTGGTCCGAAGCAAAGCACCCACGGCCGCCTGGGGCACTGCTTGGCCTGCTTCGTCGATCAACAACCAACCAAGGCTTGTAGGCGGCAGATAGCCCAGCATCCGCTCGACCGATGCGAAGGTCGTCGAGACGACCGGAACCACTGTGAAGAAGGTCGTCCACAGGTCGGGCATCAAGGGCTTCATTCGGGGCGTCCAGGCTGACTTGCCGAAGAAGCTGCGGAACAGCAGGTCCAGATTGTTGCGGATGGGTTTGGCGGCAGCATCCACGAAAGCGCGGTGAAGCTCTATCGCAGCGACGAACACGTTCTCGCGCAGCCGTAAGGTCTCCGGGTCAATCCAGGCGGTATCCCGATGAAGGTCTGCCCGCTGGTTAGCTGCCCGCTCCAGAAAAGCAGCATCGACGAAGCGATCACCTGCTAGGGCTTCGGCACGCTGCAAAGCACCAGCCATGGCGTTGATCTGAAGATCGAGCGCATGTGCCTCGGCTTTGGCCAGTTCGACCTGTCTTCGCGCTTCCCCTTCGGCTGTGCGTGCTGCCTGAAGAACGGCTTGCGCCTTTTGCAGCAGGCTGGCCGCGCGGCTTTGCTCTGCTACCAGTTCATCACCCCTACGCTGCCAATCCGCCCGACTGGAACTAAACAGCGCGACGACGAAACCTGGCTCCGTTTCAGCATGGGCCGCCAGCGCATAATCCGCATCCTGGAGAGCCAAACGTCGACCAGGTAGGTTGGCCTCTGCGCTCACGCACTGCCGTTGAGCGTCCTGGTAGTGCTTCTCCGCGTCGACCACCCGTTGAACCATTGCAGCATGCCGGATGGCAAGCCCGCTGGAATCGAGAGCTTGCCGCCCTTGTTCCATCTCGCGGAGGCGCTGCGCGACTGCTTGGACGGCCGACTTGAACCTCTTGCGCGCGCTCTGCCAGCGTCTTCTTGCGGCTTCCTCGCCGGTCGGAGGTTTCTCCGCAGCCACGACCTTCGGCTTGCGGCGATCAACAATCCGACCAGTCTTCTTGTCCAAGGTCTCAATCATCTGGGGGTTGCCGCACACCTCCAGCAGATAAGTGCGTAGGCCATGATCTGGATCTGACCATGCATTGCGGCGAAAGGCAGCCCGGTTCGCAGCATTGCCCAGCACCGCTGCAATCAAACCCCAGGTTTCCTCATCCGAGGGCAGAGATTCTGCGGATGGCCGATCGTCGTCTTCCCCTTCTGGTCGAGGGTTGCGGGCGACGCGGTCTGAAATCGATCGAAAGTAGCATGGATCTGTGCGGGATCGGCCGATCTGCTTGAGTGCTGGCAGCTCCGCACTCACGTTCTCGACCGCCTTGTTGTTCGACGACGCAACGACGATCTCGAAGCCCTTCAGGCAGTCATCGATCTTGTAAGCGTGGGTGAAGGCGGATCCGGTCCGGAACTTTTCTCCAGCATGCGTAAAGGCAGTCAGCGGATCATCGAACTCGACAAGCACCTCGGCTCGATCAACGATAATGCCTGCCACCAGATCGCGCAGGAGCGTGGTCTTACCGGTTCCAGGTGGCCCGTTCACCGGCAAAAGCGCCGTCCGATCATCCATCCGGAAAGCCAAGTTGATGGCTGCTTGCTGGAGAAGAACCAGGGGATGGCCCTGCTTCTCTGGCCAGCATCCCTGGGGAATCCCGCCAGGTGCTACGGCTTCGGCCAATTCAGCATCGTCACACTGCAGGTCGATCCGCTGTGTCGGCATCGACATGCCCAGATAGTGGGCAAGCAGTGGCGGACAATCATCCGCAGCGAGTAGGACCTTGGCACGGGTCAAATCGCCCAAAAAGAAGCTGCCCATCGGCGGTGGGTCTGGCGGCTCTTCGGCCTTGTAGTACTGGTAAACGCGCAGTGCGAAGGCAGGCGGCGCTACCAAGTCTGGCGGCAATGCCAGCGCTTGCACGAGATGTTGATAGACTTGGTCGATCATCGACCGGTCGAGCGGTAGGAGCCGGCCATCGCCCCCAGTACGACGCACTGACTTGTCGACCAACTCGATCAGTTCGGCTTCGGCCTCGGGCCAGCGACCAAGCGCGGCAAGATTACGGTTCAGCGCGATGGGCAAGCCCCAGGCAAAGCTAGAGATTGCGACCGCATCGGGCTCAACGGGGCGCCCATCCCGATCCAGCGTCAGGATCCCGATCGGGGCAAAGCCTGATGCCGTGATCCGCTCCACATCCTCGTCATGGAAGGCCGTGAGGAGTTGCTCGGTCGCGTCGTCCATTCGAACGGCACCAAGAATGACCTGGTAGAAGAGCTGGGTGTTCGGCCGCGCCTTCTCTTTCAGCTCCCACGGCAGCATCGGAAGCTTATCGAACTCGGCGATCCGGCGACGATCGCCTTCAACCAGATCAGGTGGCTGTCGATAGGTCTGCGGCGGGGAGAGGACTTCAAGCGCGATCCAGCTGGAAAGGACGTTGCTGGCCTCACCGGTAGTAATCGACGGTGGACGGTTCGTATGGGAAAAGGCTCTGCGAGCTGAAGGAGCGCGTCTGGGCCGCTCTGCTGGTGCTGGTCTGGGTGGCGGAAGGTGTACTTCCTGATTCTCGGGCCCTTCTGGCAGGGAAGGTGGCGGAGGCGGCGCAAAGACAAGTGAGGTCTGTTGTGGCGCTGCTGGTGGTGACGCTTTGGGCGGCGGAGGTGGCGCTACCTGTCCCGTCAGGGATTGAAACAGTTGATTAGCTACACGTTTCAGGTTCAAAGCCCGCGGGGTCTGCCTGAACTCGAGCTCATATAAAAGTTTGCCGAGGCTAGCCAGATCCTTCTCTCGCTTGACACGCCTGCAAATCTCTTCAAGATCATCAATGGATTTAGAAAAAAGAGGCCGCATCATAGCTTATTTTTCATGCGTCTTGTAATTGTAGTTATTTTTATGACATTGCATAAGATATGTCAGTTTTATCGAAATCCTCACCTTTGAACAGCAAGGTGGCCTTGTTGTTCTTAGCAACGGCGTAGGCAAAGCAGTCACCGAGATTGAGCTGAGCAGGGTGCCCCCTGCCCTTGCCATAGCGCGCGAACGCGTCCAGCGCGGTGGCTGCTTCTTCGGCGCCGATCGTGGCGATGCGGATCCTGGCGGCTTTCAAAAACGCCTGCACATCCTCATTGGCCTCCGCCACGCTTGCATGCCGCTTGCGGCAGATGCCCAAGGTCGCCTCGAAGATGGCAACGGGCGAGGTGATGGGTGAAGACGCTGCTTCCAACACGTCTGTCAGCGCATCCGCCTCTGGCTCACGGGTGAGGATGGCGACAATGGCCGATGCGTCGACGAACATCTCATGCGTCGCCGCTGAGCTCGTCGTAGAACTTCTTGTCCGCCATGAGGCCGGTAGCCGGCCTGGCCATCACCCGCTCCTGGATCGGCCGGAGCCGTTCACGCAACGGCACCACCTGGTCCAGACGCCGCAACTCGTTCTCCAGAGCCAGCTTCACGGCTTCGGTCTTGTTGATGCCTTTGCGAGCAGCAAGCTTCTCGGCGAGCTGGTTGACCTCCTCGCGGCGGATGTTGAGCGCCATCTCCGTCTCCTTGTGTAGACAAGGAGATGATGGCATCTTTACGTGCCTACAGCAACGTCTCCCCTCTCCATCCTCAGGACCCTTGACCGGTCGGGAGACGACGAACCCACGCCTACCGACAGATCTTCTCGCACGGTATCCCATCCCGATCGCCGTCCAGACGGGACAGGCCGCACTGCTCCAGGTAGAACCTGGCCTCCGCACAGCTGGTCATCTGCTTGCAGTAGCGCTTGCCGCCGCAGCTGAACGCGCCGCTATCTGCCACCGTGGATCGGGCAACCGGCTGCTGCACCGTCCGACCACCAGCCTGCCGCCACTCCCAAGGCGGGGTGATCTGCGCTTCCGGCAGCGCCCAAAGCCCGCGACCGGCTTGGCGTGCCTCCGCTTCCAAAACCAGGAGGGACGGATCGCGGGCGTACTGGCGATACACCCAGGCGGCTCCTTCGCGCACCAAGGTGCGTTCACGTCGGTATCGCCGACATAGACCCGGCCGACGATGCGCCCGTAGCGGTCCCGATCCACCACCGCAACGCGGGCCTGTCTGCCGAACGCCAGCGCCGATAGGGCTTCCTTCGCCTTGCTCCCGAAAGGCTGCCCACTCTCCGGCGTGTCGATCTCCGCCAGGCGGACCTTGATCTGCTGCTTGTCCGGCGTGAGCAGCGTGAGGGTATCGCCATCGGTGATGCCGATGACCTTGCCGGCATATTCCGCGGAGCTGACTGGGGCAGCCAGCAACAGCACGAACAACATAACCAGGATGCGACTGAGCATGAGGATGTTCATTGGAGCATTTATTCGCATTACATCACTGCTTCAGAGCAAATCTTATGAGTACGCCCCTCTGCCTCAGAGCATTTTTGACATCTTTCCCGTGGCAATCGCTATAGCGGCAGTGCTTCAGCCGCCCTCCTCATCTTCGGCCGGATCGTCCTCTTCGAGGTCTTCATCCTCCGAGCCGAACACCAGCAGTTCGTCGAGCAGCCAGAGCGGCACCGAAGTCTGGATGCGCACAATCGGCCGACCGCGCCGGTCGAAGCCGGCCAGGTCCGCATGGTGCAGTAGCTGGGTCAGCACGGCGCGCATGGCGGCGGGCTGGCTCAGGTCGATGCGGTGGGAAGGCGGGGGCGTCGTCATGCCGACAGCATGCGGGCGGCATGGTTAATGCTGGGTTAGCGCGCCCGTTTGTCCTCTCGCTGGAAGCGCGCTGGTCACCACCAATCTTGCATCGTGCTACTCTTCTCGGCTGCTGTGACGGGAGACGGCCCCTGCCGGCAGCCCGGATGATCGATCCCATCAGTGCCTATCATGCCAAGGCTTCGGTGCTGGCGGCTCGCTATGAAGCGGTGACCGCCAAAACCGTGCATGCCGCCTTGCTCTCCTTCCTGCCGCAAGGCGCTGGGCTCTTGGCGCTCGATGTCGGTGCCGGCTCCGGCCGGGATGCGGCGTGGCTGGCGGGGCTGGGCTATGAGGTGGTGGCGGTCGAGCCGGCGGCGGGGATGCGCGCCGAAGCCCAAGAGCGGCACCCGGATCCGCGCATCCGCTGGCTGGACGACCGCCTGCCGGACTTGGCAGCCGTGCACCGGCTGGGCCTGGCCTTTGACCTGATCCTGCTGAGCGCGGTGTGGATGCGGAGGCGAGGATAGCGGAGAGCTGGGTCAGTTATTGGGACAGAAGGAAGATCACCAGCCCGATCAGTGGAAACAAGATGAGGGCGAGATAGAGACTGAACTCCCAAAGCCAGCGAAACCCATAATCAATTATAAGTGCTACATAGCAAAATCCTGTAATTCCCAAATCTGCAGATGACCTAATCATAAACCGCTTATAGTCAACGTCCTTGTGATCAACAGGTATTAACTTCAGTGCTTCGCTATATTTATCGTTGAAAGTCAGCCGTTCGACATTGGCCTGCTCGATCGTTAGGGCCTGAAAGCGATTGTAAAGCTCTGAGATGGCGAGCGCGCTCTGATGCATGCGATCCGCATCGCCAAGATAATTGCGCGCGGTTTCGACCAGGGTGATGATGATTAGGAAGACGGAGACGACCACACCTCCGATCGCGAGCACCTTGTTTTCAAGCGGAGTCAGCGCGTCGGCGAACGTCAGCTGGCAGAGCGACAAAGCGACAAGATACATCGCAAGCAGCGAGGTCGCCAACACCGA harbors:
- a CDS encoding DEAD/DEAH box helicase encodes the protein MLPWELKEKARPNTQLFYQVILGAVRMDDATEQLLTAFHDEDVERITASGFAPIGILTLDRDGRPVEPDAVAISSFAWGLPIALNRNLAALGRWPEAEAELIELVDKSVRRTGGDGRLLPLDRSMIDQVYQHLVQALALPPDLVAPPAFALRVYQYYKAEEPPDPPPMGSFFLGDLTRAKVLLAADDCPPLLAHYLGMSMPTQRIDLQCDDAELAEAVAPGGIPQGCWPEKQGHPLVLLQQAAINLAFRMDDRTALLPVNGPPGTGKTTLLRDLVAGIIVDRAEVLVEFDDPLTAFTHAGEKFRTGSAFTHAYKIDDCLKGFEIVVASSNNKAVENVSAELPALKQIGRSRTDPCYFRSISDRVARNPRPEGEDDDRPSAESLPSDEETWGLIAAVLGNAANRAAFRRNAWSDPDHGLRTYLLEVCGNPQMIETLDKKTGRIVDRRKPKVVAAEKPPTGEEAARRRWQSARKRFKSAVQAVAQRLREMEQGRQALDSSGLAIRHAAMVQRVVDAEKHYQDAQRQCVSAEANLPGRRLALQDADYALAAHAETEPGFVVALFSSSRADWQRRGDELVAEQSRAASLLQKAQAVLQAARTAEGEARRQVELAKAEAHALDLQINAMAGALQRAEALAGDRFVDAAFLERAANQRADLHRDTAWIDPETLRLRENVFVAAIELHRAFVDAAAKPIRNNLDLLFRSFFGKSAWTPRMKPLMPDLWTTFFTVVPVVSTTFASVERMLGYLPPTSLGWLLIDEAGQAVPQAAVGALLRTKRAVVVGDPIQLPPVTSLPTELAAKVAQSFRIEHHRFVAPAASAQTLADASSMFGTTIKPKDKEPTWVGVPLVVHRRCSEPMFTLSNTIAYGGLMEQGRGEKPSAIRTILGRSRWIDVQPDRCEDKWSAAEGDAVVNLLRQLDQAQLPELDLYIISPFRVVTHRLRELLAREPALRRWTKEPDAWVKQRVGTVYTVQGREADSVIMVLGAAQPERRGARSWAGQSVNQLNVAITRAKENLYVIGHRRVWASAGEFEHLERMI
- a CDS encoding type II toxin-antitoxin system VapC family toxin, whose product is MFVDASAIVAILTREPEADALTDVLEAASSPITSPVAIFEATLGICRKRHASVAEANEDVQAFLKAARIRIATIGAEEAATALDAFARYGKGRGHPAQLNLGDCFAYAVAKNNKATLLFKGEDFDKTDISYAMS
- a CDS encoding type II toxin-antitoxin system VapB family antitoxin → MALNIRREEVNQLAEKLAARKGINKTEAVKLALENELRRLDQVVPLRERLRPIQERVMARPATGLMADKKFYDELSGDA
- a CDS encoding excalibur calcium-binding domain-containing protein, which codes for MTSCAEARFYLEQCGLSRLDGDRDGIPCEKICR
- a CDS encoding class I SAM-dependent methyltransferase — translated: MIDPISAYHAKASVLAARYEAVTAKTVHAALLSFLPQGAGLLALDVGAGSGRDAAWLAGLGYEVVAVEPAAGMRAEAQERHPDPRIRWLDDRLPDLAAVHRLGLAFDLILLSAVWMRRRG
- a CDS encoding SLATT domain-containing protein; this translates as MPCLAEHPMQNHPSRASDHLLSKMWKTKGSRFNAHARLKARHWASVLATSLLAMYLVALSLCQLTFADALTPLENKVLAIGGVVVSVFLIIITLVETARNYLGDADRMHQSALAISELYNRFQALTIEQANVERLTFNDKYSEALKLIPVDHKDVDYKRFMIRSSADLGITGFCYVALIIDYGFRWLWEFSLYLALILFPLIGLVIFLLSQ